CCTTGTCCAGCACGATGATCTGGTCGGCCATGCGCACGGTGGAAAAGCGGTGGGAAATCAGGATGGTCATCTTGCCCCGACTCAATTCCCGGAAATGCTCGAAAATGGTCGCTTCAGCGGCGGCGTCCATGGTTGCGGTCGGTTCGTCAAGGACCAACAGGTCGGCCCGGGTGCGCATGAAGGCACGGGCCAGGGCGATTTTCTGCCATTGTCCACCGGAAAGTTCCCGGCCGCCCTTGAACCATTTGCCCAACTGGGTTTCGTAGCGATTCGGCAGCTTGTCGATAAAATCCGTGGCCATCCCTTTTTCAGCCGCCTGCTGCCAATGATCGCGATCTTCAAAATGGTCGACATCGCCGGCGCCGATATTCTCCCCGACCAGGAACTGGTACCGTCCGAAATCCTGGAAAATCACCCCGATCCGGCGTTGCAGGGCGGCGGCGTCCCATTGCTGCAGGTCAAGCCCGTCGAGCAGGATGCGCCCGGAATTAGGGGGATAGAGACGGGTGAGCAATTTGATCAGGGTGGTTTTTCCGGAGCCGTTTTCCCCCACCAGGGCCAGGCTGGTTCCCGGCTGCAGGTGCAGGCTGACTTCTGTCAATGCCGCCTGGTCGCTGTCCGGATAGCGAAAACAGACCTTCTCGAAACGCAGGCCGTCGCCAGGACGTGGCCCTTGCGGTAAGGCGCCGTTAACGGCGGGCACCGGCTGCTCAAGGTATTCGTAGAGGTTGGACAGGTAGAGATTGTCTTCGTACATTCCACTGATGGCTTTGAGGCTGGCTGAAACCGCGGATTGCCCCTGTTTGAAGAGCAGCAGATACATGGTCATCTGGCCAAGGCTGATCACGCCGTGGATGGCGGCCAGGGCAATCCAGGCATAGGCTCCATAGAAAGCGGCGGTCCCCAGCAGCCCGAGCAGAAATCCCCACAGGTCGCGGCGCAGGGTCAATTGGCGGTCTTCGGCAAACAGCTTGGCGAAGATTTCGCGATAGCGCCGCAGCAGGCGGGGGGCGAGCTGGAACAGTTTGACTTCCTTGACATAGTCTTCGCGGGCGAGGACCGTTTCCAGGTACATCTGCATGCGGGTTTCCGGTGAACGGAAGCGAAACAGGCGGAATTTATCCCCGGAAAATTTCGCTTCGGCGAGGAATTCCGGAATTCCGCCCAGGATCAGAATCAGCACGGTCAGCGGGGAAAACTGAATCAGCAGGACGCCGTAACTGACCAGGGAAATGCCATTCTGAACCAGACCGAAGGTCCCGGTAACCAGACTCAGCGGCCGGGTCGAGGCTTCCCGCCGAGCCCGGGTCAGCTTGTCGTAAAATTCCGAGTCTTCAAACTGACTCAGGCTCAGCTGTTGGGCTTTTTCCAGGATCAGCAGGTTGATCTTCTGCCCCATCAGCGCGCGCAGCAGCGCCTGACAGGTGGAGATACCACGCTGCCCCCCGGCGATGACCGTGACAATGCCCGCTTCACAGCCGACCAGGAGCAAAATGAAGGTCGTTGCGGCGCTGCCGGTCTGCTGATACTGGGCGATGGCCGCAACCACGCCGTCGACAATTAACTGGCCGATCCAGGCCACCGCGGCCGGCAACACCCCGACCACCAGGGTCAGCAGGGCAAAAATGAGCGTCAGCCGGTGGCTGGTCGACCAGACCAGCTCCAGCGCCCGGCGGCTGTAACGGAAAATATCCAGAAAACGCTTCGGCGGTCGGTTGCTGTCACTGGGCAAGGGCGGATATTTCAACGGCGGTCCTGTGGCTGGGCTGGAGAGTGTGTGGTTTCTGGCATTTTAACAGAGAATGACTCAATTCTCAGTATGAACTGAGCGTTTGGCTCTGGGAGCTTTTTATGATGGGCAGATATTTCGGAAATATATCTTTCCCGGGAAGGAAGCTTCCGGGAATAATTCGCTTAAATAAAAGCAAGCCTGTTTAACTAACTCGATCCCAGCCCACAGGGGCGGATTACATTCTTGCAATTCCGTTCAGGCCGAGTTGAATGGTCAGGTCCGGATCCTCATTGACACGGATGAACATGACGGTGTCGGCACTCCCCTGGGGATCAAAGGTGATGGTTCGGGTGCCGCTGGCGGACAGGCTGGTGATGTCAGCGTCCGCGGCAATTTTGGTGCGGTCGGAAAAGTTCAGATTAACGCCGTCATAGCTCAAAGCACGACCGCTCATATCGATTGTAACCGCAATGGGAGTGTTCTTGGAAATCGCCGTACTGCGAGCATTTCTTAATCCATAGAGAATGTCCCGCGCGGCGCTTTTGCTTTCGGAGCCTTCCCGCCAGCCGGAAAGGGACGGCAAAGCGATTGCGGCAACAAGACCAAACAAAACAAGGACAATCATTGCTTCCAGGAGGGTGAAGCCGCGCTGGTTATTTTTCAATGCTTCTCTCCTCGATGTCAAAATTCACCATGGTCTGTCCGCCATCATGATCATCCAGCAGGATCTGCACATGGTACGGGCCTTGGCTGAGCTGGGCCTCCTTGGGGGCCCAATAAAGCTTGCCGCTCTGGGCATCGATACTCATCCCTTCCAGAGCTCCGCTCAGGGAAAAGGCGATCTCGTCACCATCGGGGTCGGTCGCCGGAATGACAAAATCGAGGATATTGTCTTGAAAGACCGGCTGAAGATCTGTGGTGAGCTGGGGTGGTGCATTTGGAATAACGAATTCTGAGCCGTAAAAAGTTTTTCCGGGACCATATTCGTCCGCAGGAATCAGCCATAAAGCGATGCGATCCCCCTTCACAAAACGGTCGCCGGGGAGAATCGGGCCAAGTTCTTCCTGTAATTCCTGGCCGTTGAGAAACCAACGGTAGGTCACAGAGACATCGTCGCCATCCGGGTCTTCGACCTCCGGAATAGCTTCGATGTCGACCCCGCGGTGAACATACGGATTGGCAAAGGCAACCGAGTTGATCAGGGGTGGCTGGTTGGTCGGCTGCAGGCTGGACGTTTCGGTTTCCGACGTTGTTTCCGTTGGCTCTTCGCTTGCAGTTGGGGCCTTTGCGGGAGTTATCTCAGACTCCTCGGCAACCGCCTGGGTGGTTGCCGAGGGCTTTTCCGATTCTGATGTTTGCTGGCTACAGCCGAATAAGATCAGTAGACAGAAGAAGAGAAGTACAAACCGTAGCAGCATCATTCATCCTTAACTATCCAGGTTAATAGGTCCGCCAGTAGATCGGGTATACGGTTCCACCCGGAACGGGATCTTCCGAACAGAGTCCGCCACCGCAGCCGATCAGCAGTTTGGCATCGCCCGAAGGCGGCAGCAGCACGACAATCCCTGAAGGAATCCCGACCCCTAGATCAACCGATCGGTCTGCCTTGCGCAGGACATTGCCCGAATCACTCTCCGCGCGGGAGTTGTTGGCGGTGGATTCGCTGTCATTGTTGGACGAGCCGTTGTTTTCTTCGTTATTAAAGTTCAGGACGGCTTCTCCGGTCAAGTAATCAACGGCATACAATCGGGAAATTCCAAGATTTCCCGGGTCGCATGGCGATGTATTGAGGGTGCCGGGAGCATAGGTCGTATAATAGGCCACCTTGTTGAAAGCCAACGCCGGAGAGAGGACTTTCTCTCCTTCATGGTCGGTTTCATCCAGCTTGATCAGAAAACCGAAGTTGCCGGTGACTGAACCGCTTCCCGTCAACAGCGGGCCGGGGGCGAGAGCGGTGAGCAGAGCGGAAATATCGTCGGCGCTGGTGGAATTGTCCTGCAGCAGGTTCTCGGTCACGTCAACCAGGTTATCTTCATCAATGTCTTCTATGGTGACCTGATTGCGATCAAACAGGGCATACATGCGATCAACGACATCTTTATTCAGGGGGTGGGCGCGGTCACCCGTTCCAAAGTAGAGGTTGACAATGCCGCCGAGCTGCTGGGTCACGGAAGGACGGTAAAATATTTTCCGGCCGACCGTGCCGTCGCCGCCGACATTGGCGGAAAAAATCCGCTTACCGAACCAGGTGCTGATCTCAGGATCGGCCAATGGTCTGAGACCGTCACTCCCGCCGCCATACCTGCTGAAGCGCCACATATGGCCGCCGGTGTCGCCTGCATAGAGCCGGTCAACAAAACCGTCGTAATCCGTGTCCAGGACAGTGATATCGGTCGGGAAGGAATAGGTCAGCCGGGCAGAATTGTAAGAATTGCTGCTCTCCCCATAGACAAAGTCCCAGACCTTGGTTGCGCTGCTGGCAATGGTGGGGATCCCGCCGCTGCCGATTGTCGCCACCTCGAAGGCATAGACACCGCGTCCTTTCGGGTTGTTGGTCACCGGATTAGAGCCGTTTTCCCCCGGGGTGACGGTTGCATCCGAGGTTTGATAATCGGCATCGTCCGTGGGCGGCGAGACATCACTGTTGGTGAAACCCTGGGTTGCGCCAAAGCGACCGTCTTCGTTCAGGTTGTCGTAGCCCGCGCCGATAAAGGCGGCCAGCACCACATCTCCGGAATCATTTTTAACCAGCCCCAGGTTCGGGGTGCTCCAGGACTGCCCCAGTTCAGCAAAAGCCGCGTTGCTGCCGTCGATCTTCCAGAGGTAAACCGGTGCATTCGGATCGGTGACGTCAAGGGCGTAATAGGCATCGCCGCCGCGCCGCAGGCCGAACAGCAGAATGACTTTATCGTGGTTGCCGTCCTGGTCCGTTGCTTCGATATTACCGTCATGATCGGCATCGTAGACATAGGTGACCGGAGATCCATCGACAAAATATGGGTGGGTGTTATTGCGCACCTCTTTCAGTCTGGGCAGCAGGTCCGGCGGGATGAAGGCCCAGCGTTCCTGGCCGTCGCAGTCCCTGAACGCATGCATCATACCGTCGTTGGCACCGACAAAGATGGTGGTTTTGTTGACGCTGCAGTTGGTCTCATTGCTGGCGACGCTGAAGTCATATTGGGTGTAGTTGACGACATTCGGGCGCGAATGCAGGATGTCTCCGAGGATCCAGGGGCGGGTGCTGTCGACATATTCGTCGTAACTGTCATAGCCATGGATAAAGTTGATCAGCTTGTCCTTTTCCGTATCGTCCGCAACATCCATGAGCGCCGCGGTCAGGTTGGAATTTGCGGTGGAGAAGGCGTTGGAGGAATTGGTCAAATTGGTGTCAGAGAAATAGGTGTAAATATGCCTTGACCCGATCTGGGTCAAGAGTACGGCCCCGACCCCCCCTTCGGAAACCCGCCCAGAATCACCGCTGCTCCAATAGGAACTGGCGGTATAGGTATTGCTGCTGGGGTTGTAAGCATCCTGGACATCTTTAAAACTGCCGTCGTTGTTAGTGGCGGTATTCCCAGCCACATCGACGATTCGGCCTAATGAGTCGATGCCGAATTTTTTCAGGTTGCCGTGCCAGGGTTCGTCATTCTGCGGGTAGAAAAAGCCGAGATAGACCCGCTCACCGCTGTAGGTCCGGTTGTCCGGGCTGGTCGGCACCACCGGGGCGATGAAGGCGGTGTCGGTTTCCAGCAGAATATCCGTCAGCGCGTCTTCCAAGGCCGAGAGGAGTTCAGCGTTATCCGTGACCTGATAGTAGTTGCCGTCGCCGTAGGTTTGGGCGGCTGTTTCCAGGCGGGCCACCTTGGCGGTCATCAGCTGGATAATGTGGGTCTGCACTCCCTGGTTATTGCTGACCAGGCCGTTGACCAGGTCGCCGATGCCATTGGCCCCGGTTTGGTCCGGTGAATTGAGATATTTGGCGACATCATCGACATAAATGCCGTCCGGATCCGCCGGATCGTCAGGGTCTTTGGCAACGATGTTGTTGATATCCCGACTCTTGATATTGGTGTCGTCATCCTGGCTCCCGGTGGTGAGCAGAACCACGAAGTTTTTCTGGCAGCTTTCTTCAATTGGACTGGTATAGGAGGAATCCCCTGCGGCAATGGTGCCGAGCCGCTCGTGGGTGTCGGTAAAGTCTGAAGGGCCCTTAAAATAGAGCCCTGCATCCCAGAGAATCTCGTTGACCGGTTGGGTTGAATTGCCGGGGATCAGCGTAAGCGCATCGATGGCCGCTTTGAAGGCATCCAGTTTGGTAGTGTCGATGGCATCAGGGTCATTCGGGTCGGGGTGTTTCGTCACGTTAGCAATGGATATCTCCAGCTGCCCGCCCTTGCCATTGTCACTGAAGGTCATCAGCCCGATATTAACGCTTTCGCTGACCGCATCGGCAACCTGCTTGACCGTTGACTGCACCATGCTGAGCAGGTCCGCCGTCATGGTCCAGGTGACCTCGTTATCGGTGACGGTCGCCCCCGGGGTGGTCGGCCAGGTCGGTTGTGACGCTCCTGACAGGCCGCTGCCGGTAATTCCTACCACTTCATAGATTGTTCCGCTGACATCGACAGCGTCTCCAGCCGTGTAGGCGGTCGAGGCAGCCCAGCTGCCGACGCCTTCCGGCGGAGTGACAATATAATTGAGCTGGTTACCGAGGAAAAAACTGTCGTTCTGAGACGATGAACAGTCCCCTTTGTTTGCTTTGAGCGGTCCGAAGAAGGAACCGTTTTCGATCAGTGAAGTGTAGGCGGTATTGCAGCCGTCGATGTCCTCAACGCTGTCCATGACCTTGGAATAATTGATGGTTCCTCCGGTTGCTGCAACCATCTGATAGACTGCCAGTGGATCGTATGGCCCCGGAGACCCGGCAGAGCCTGTTCCTGGATAAAATTTGCTGGTATCAGTGTCTGGCAGAGAAGGATCATAGGTGTAAAGCTCCCTGGAACCCTGCTGCTGCATCGGCTGGGTGTTGTCGATGATGAACATGATGTTGGGTTTTGGCGAGGTGGCAGATGTGGTGCTGTAAATGGCCGTATCACCGATATAGGTATCGGCGCTCGCAACTTGTAACATCAGGAACAGGGCCAGGACGGCGGTATTGATAACAACAAGGCACTTTGACATTTTTTTGCTCCTATTTCGGGACAATCCTTCCGTACTGGGCCTCGATCCGTTTTTTCGAATCGTTCGGTCCTTGCCCGGTAGCGTTGACAATATAGTAGCGGGCTTCAAAGTAGGTGGGGTCGGAGCCGCTTCCCGGAGGCAAATTGGTGGTCAATTGAAATTCGACATAATTATCGTTGCCTTCCAGGCCAAAGCCGGTACCGGCTTCAATGTTGGCCTGGTCGGTCGTGTTGTCCAGATCGTAGGGCACCGAACCCGGTCCCAGGCTGGCATAGATGGCTTGTCTGGTCGAGGCGTACTCAACCGCCCTCTCAGCGGTTTCGAAGGCCATCTGTGCGGTCCGGTAGTTGCCGGAAATGCTGGTTTCCGTGGTTGCGGTGTTCAGGGCCATGACTCCGAGAATGCTCATGATGAGCAGCATGGACAGGGCCAGGATCAGGGCAAACCCGCGCTCATTGTTGAGGGTTTGCAACGCTTTCCGGAAAAATAACTGTTCTTTGCTTTTCATTTTGTCATGTCCTTAAGCTCAATTGTTTTTCAAGGTAATCAGCTTAACGAGCTGTCTGGTTTTGTTGGTCTTCGCTTTCAGATCGAAAGCCGTGCCGGTCAGAGTCACGCGGACAGCGCTGGTCTGGCCGGAAGTTGTCAAATATTCAAATTCAACCGCTGAAATATTGTCGGCAATGATGTCAGGGGTGCCGCCGTTGATGGTTCTACGCAGTTGATTATTGTTCAGGTCATAATCGATCTGATACGGGTGAGGAGACGCACTGCTGTCGACTTTGACCAGCAAATCTGCCTGATTGTAATTGGCGACGGCATTGAAGCCTTTGATGGCCAGGCTGGTACTGGTGGGAGCGGAATCGATGGTGAAAACAAGATCAATGCGCTGGTCGTGGTCCGGCGTCTTGAGCAGGCGAACTTTGTCTCCGGCCGCGAACAGGTTGACCATTTCTGCCGTGGCAATGGGGAAGACATAGGCTGTCGCTGGCGCATTGGCAACGGAGACCGTGCCGGTCAGCCGGGCGATGTCGGTATCGGTCGATGCGGTCCGCAAAGTCAGTAGCTGACCGCCGGACAAATCGGCAGGGGCCGCTTCGATTGCTGAATTTGTCGTCGGAATCAGAAACCCGGCCATCTGGATGTCCCGGGTTAAAAAATTCATGGCAATGCGCAGGTTCTGCTGCGTTTCAGCCACCTCTTCCTGGGTGCCGGCTTCCTGCTCGGTCTGGATAAAGAGGCTATACATGGCTGTTGCGGCCAGACCCATAATGACGATAACAACCAAAACCTCGACCAGGGTGAAAGCTTTGGTGCTGATTATTCTATTTGGAATGCTCATATTGCTCTCTTGAACCCGGTCACCGAATAGGTCCGTTGCAGACCGTTGGTTTGTTGAACGTTCACCTGAATAAACACCAGGTTGGCAACGCCGTTGTAGTCAACGGCAATGGTATAATCAGCGGCGTAGGTACCTCCACCCATCACCGTTTCATCGCCTGAATTGAAGACCCACGGGACATTGACCGCATCGGCAAAACTGCTGACCGGCCAGGTTGTTATTTCGTTGAGAATGCTGGTGGCAATATCCGTCTCGACCGCCCTGGTGTTGGCGGACGAATTGGTTTTGATGGCGGTGATCTGCATCCCTGCAATGGCCAACAGGCCGATGGCAAAAATGGTTAGTGCGATCAGAACCTCAACTAAGGAAAAACCTTGTTGAGTGCAGCAATATTTGCCAAACGGAACGTTCATGGTCGTTTTTTGAGGGTCACTATTGTTTGTCATTTGAATTGATTCCCCACCTTGCTATCGTTTTTTACGATACTATATCGTACAATTGTGACTTTCGCTAACACTCATCGGCGCTGTTCGCAGGTCGCTTTCAGCGACCGACATCCCGAGGAAACGTTACATTTATATTCCTGTATACTATGCAAGATAAATGCCTGCTAAGATTTCTGCTAACATCTTGAAATATCTGCAATTGAAAACGAATCACAAGAAAAGGGTTGCAAGAAAAGTTGAGGCATTTATTTGCCTGACGATGTAACAGGTTGTTGTTTAGACGAAAAATGGAATTGAGATAAATTGCAGGTGAAAAAAAAATTGCAAGGGTTTGTTGCTGGAATAAATGGACAATTTTGACCCCGGGACAGGTTTTTTCAGCGTGGTTGGATATTCTCCGCGCGGCAAGGTAAAATGTACTGGAAACGATATTTTTTTACGGGGGATGTATTGTGTCAGAATCATTCCACTTGATCTGTCCTCATTGTCAGGCTATCAACCGGGTTCCCGAAAACAAACTTTCCGTTCATCCGAACTGCGGACGCTGCAAAGAAGCCTTGTTTAGCGGTCGTCCGGTTGAGTTGACTTCAGCAACCTTTGACCGCTATCTGCAACAGAATGATATTCCGCTACTGGTCGATTTTTGGGCACCTTGGTGTGGGCCCTGCAAGATGATGTCACCCGCCTTCAGCGAGGCGGCCAAGGATTTGGAACCGCGTGTGCGCCTGGCCAAATTTAATACCGAAAGCGATGCCGGCATTGGTGGGCGG
This genomic window from Pelobacter seleniigenes DSM 18267 contains:
- a CDS encoding ABC transporter ATP-binding protein, producing MKYPPLPSDSNRPPKRFLDIFRYSRRALELVWSTSHRLTLIFALLTLVVGVLPAAVAWIGQLIVDGVVAAIAQYQQTGSAATTFILLLVGCEAGIVTVIAGGQRGISTCQALLRALMGQKINLLILEKAQQLSLSQFEDSEFYDKLTRARREASTRPLSLVTGTFGLVQNGISLVSYGVLLIQFSPLTVLILILGGIPEFLAEAKFSGDKFRLFRFRSPETRMQMYLETVLAREDYVKEVKLFQLAPRLLRRYREIFAKLFAEDRQLTLRRDLWGFLLGLLGTAAFYGAYAWIALAAIHGVISLGQMTMYLLLFKQGQSAVSASLKAISGMYEDNLYLSNLYEYLEQPVPAVNGALPQGPRPGDGLRFEKVCFRYPDSDQAALTEVSLHLQPGTSLALVGENGSGKTTLIKLLTRLYPPNSGRILLDGLDLQQWDAAALQRRIGVIFQDFGRYQFLVGENIGAGDVDHFEDRDHWQQAAEKGMATDFIDKLPNRYETQLGKWFKGGRELSGGQWQKIALARAFMRTRADLLVLDEPTATMDAAAEATIFEHFRELSRGKMTILISHRFSTVRMADQIIVLDKGRIIEQGNHDQLMSLNGRYAQLFSLQAKGYR
- a CDS encoding GspH/FimT family pseudopilin, yielding MKNNQRGFTLLEAMIVLVLFGLVAAIALPSLSGWREGSESKSAARDILYGLRNARSTAISKNTPIAVTIDMSGRALSYDGVNLNFSDRTKIAADADITSLSASGTRTITFDPQGSADTVMFIRVNEDPDLTIQLGLNGIARM
- a CDS encoding pilus assembly protein — its product is MSKCLVVINTAVLALFLMLQVASADTYIGDTAIYSTTSATSPKPNIMFIIDNTQPMQQQGSRELYTYDPSLPDTDTSKFYPGTGSAGSPGPYDPLAVYQMVAATGGTINYSKVMDSVEDIDGCNTAYTSLIENGSFFGPLKANKGDCSSSQNDSFFLGNQLNYIVTPPEGVGSWAASTAYTAGDAVDVSGTIYEVVGITGSGLSGASQPTWPTTPGATVTDNEVTWTMTADLLSMVQSTVKQVADAVSESVNIGLMTFSDNGKGGQLEISIANVTKHPDPNDPDAIDTTKLDAFKAAIDALTLIPGNSTQPVNEILWDAGLYFKGPSDFTDTHERLGTIAAGDSSYTSPIEESCQKNFVVLLTTGSQDDDTNIKSRDINNIVAKDPDDPADPDGIYVDDVAKYLNSPDQTGANGIGDLVNGLVSNNQGVQTHIIQLMTAKVARLETAAQTYGDGNYYQVTDNAELLSALEDALTDILLETDTAFIAPVVPTSPDNRTYSGERVYLGFFYPQNDEPWHGNLKKFGIDSLGRIVDVAGNTATNNDGSFKDVQDAYNPSSNTYTASSYWSSGDSGRVSEGGVGAVLLTQIGSRHIYTYFSDTNLTNSSNAFSTANSNLTAALMDVADDTEKDKLINFIHGYDSYDEYVDSTRPWILGDILHSRPNVVNYTQYDFSVASNETNCSVNKTTIFVGANDGMMHAFRDCDGQERWAFIPPDLLPRLKEVRNNTHPYFVDGSPVTYVYDADHDGNIEATDQDGNHDKVILLFGLRRGGDAYYALDVTDPNAPVYLWKIDGSNAAFAELGQSWSTPNLGLVKNDSGDVVLAAFIGAGYDNLNEDGRFGATQGFTNSDVSPPTDDADYQTSDATVTPGENGSNPVTNNPKGRGVYAFEVATIGSGGIPTIASSATKVWDFVYGESSNSYNSARLTYSFPTDITVLDTDYDGFVDRLYAGDTGGHMWRFSRYGGGSDGLRPLADPEISTWFGKRIFSANVGGDGTVGRKIFYRPSVTQQLGGIVNLYFGTGDRAHPLNKDVVDRMYALFDRNQVTIEDIDEDNLVDVTENLLQDNSTSADDISALLTALAPGPLLTGSGSVTGNFGFLIKLDETDHEGEKVLSPALAFNKVAYYTTYAPGTLNTSPCDPGNLGISRLYAVDYLTGEAVLNFNNEENNGSSNNDSESTANNSRAESDSGNVLRKADRSVDLGVGIPSGIVVLLPPSGDAKLLIGCGGGLCSEDPVPGGTVYPIYWRTY
- a CDS encoding pilus assembly PilX family protein produces the protein MKSKEQLFFRKALQTLNNERGFALILALSMLLIMSILGVMALNTATTETSISGNYRTAQMAFETAERAVEYASTRQAIYASLGPGSVPYDLDNTTDQANIEAGTGFGLEGNDNYVEFQLTTNLPPGSGSDPTYFEARYYIVNATGQGPNDSKKRIEAQYGRIVPK
- a CDS encoding PilW family protein, which translates into the protein MSIPNRIISTKAFTLVEVLVVIVIMGLAATAMYSLFIQTEQEAGTQEEVAETQQNLRIAMNFLTRDIQMAGFLIPTTNSAIEAAPADLSGGQLLTLRTASTDTDIARLTGTVSVANAPATAYVFPIATAEMVNLFAAGDKVRLLKTPDHDQRIDLVFTIDSAPTSTSLAIKGFNAVANYNQADLLVKVDSSASPHPYQIDYDLNNNQLRRTINGGTPDIIADNISAVEFEYLTTSGQTSAVRVTLTGTAFDLKAKTNKTRQLVKLITLKNN
- a CDS encoding type IV pilus modification PilV family protein is translated as MTNNSDPQKTTMNVPFGKYCCTQQGFSLVEVLIALTIFAIGLLAIAGMQITAIKTNSSANTRAVETDIATSILNEITTWPVSSFADAVNVPWVFNSGDETVMGGGTYAADYTIAVDYNGVANLVFIQVNVQQTNGLQRTYSVTGFKRAI
- the trxC gene encoding thioredoxin TrxC, which gives rise to MSESFHLICPHCQAINRVPENKLSVHPNCGRCKEALFSGRPVELTSATFDRYLQQNDIPLLVDFWAPWCGPCKMMSPAFSEAAKDLEPRVRLAKFNTESDAGIGGRLNIRSIPTLVLFHKGVELARQSGAMERRMIVQWTKAKLG